DNA from Micromonospora sp. M71_S20:
CGCGGCCGTACGACCGTCACGCTCGACCTGAAGTCGGAGGCCGACCGGTCGCTCGTGCACCGGCTGCTCGCCGACGCGGACGTGCTGCTCGACCCGTTCCGTCCCGGGGTGCTCGAACGTCTCGGCCTGGACCCGGTCGCACTCACCGAGCGGTACCCGCGCCTCGTCGTGGCGCGGATGACCGGCTGGGGCCAGGACGGTCCCCTCGCCGCGGCCGCCGGCCACGATCTCAACTACATCGCCGTCTCCGGGGTGCTCGACACGATCGGCCTGCCCGGGCACGGCCCCGTCGTGCCGCCGATGTACCTGGCCGACTTCGCCGGCGGCGGCATGGTGCTGGCCTTCGGCGTCCTGGCCGCCCTGCACGAGCGCGTCTCCTCCGGGCGTGGGCAGGTCGTGGACTCCTCGATGCTCGAGGGCAGCGGGCTGCTCACCGTCGTCATCCACTCGATGCTCGCGCGGGGCGCGTGGAACCTCACCCGCGGGACGAACTACCTCGACGGCGGGGCGCACTTCTACCGGGTGTACCGCACCGCCGACGACAGGTTCATGTCCGTCGCGGCCATCGAGGCGAAGTTCTACCGCACGTTCCTGCTCACCCTCGGCATCGAGCCGGAGGACGGGCCGGGGCAGTTCGACGAGTCGGGGTGGGCCGGCTGGGCCGAGCGGATCGCCCCGGTCTTCGCCGGACGCACCCGGCAGGAGTGGACGAGCGTCTTCGAGAGCGTCGACGCGTGCGTGCATCCGGTGCTGGACGTCTCCGAGTCGGCCGGGCACCCGCAGGTGCGTGCCCGCCGCGCCGTCGTCGAGGTCGAGGGGGTCGCCCAGCCGGCCCCGGTGCCCCGCTTCTCGCGGACGCCCGCCGCGACCCCGCGGGCCCCGCGGCGCCGTGGTGAGGACACCGACCGGGTGCGCTCCGCGCTCGCCGGACACAACCCGTGGGAAGCCTTGTCAAGGCCTTGACCTGCATCACACCCCACCCTACGATCTCGACCAAGCGCTTGCTTGTTATTGCTGGTCCGCATCCGACGACGAACGAGACGGAGCGACGTCAATGACGACTCAGACTTCGGTAGCCCGAATCTCGGGACCCGCCGTCTTCGGCGACGTCGTACGCGGGCGCACGGGTGACGATCATCCGGGGCTCCTCTTCGAGGGCCGCACCATCTCGTGGGGCCAGGTCGTGCAGGAAGCCGCCGACCGGGCCGCCGCCCTGGCCGACGTGCCCCGGCCCGAGGACAGGCCGCTGCACCTGGGGGTGCTCCTGGAGAACACCCCCGACCACGTGTACTGGATCTGCGCGGCCGCGCTGTCCGGCGCCACCGTCGTCGGGATCAACCCGACCCGACGCGGCGCCGAGCTGGCCCACGACGTGCGGCACACCGACTGCGACCTGCTCATCACCGAGGACCGCCTCGCCGGCCTCGTCGACGGGCTCGACCTGGGCATCCCCGCCGGGCAGGTACGCAACATCGACTCCCCGGAGTACGCCGCCTGGCTGGCCCGGCACGCCGGCGCGCCGGTGCCCACCGACGAGGTCGACCCCGGCGCCAACCTGCTGCTCCTGTTCTCCTCGGGCTCGACCGGGGCCCCCAAGGCGGTCATCTGCTCGCACAGGCGCCTCGCCGCGGTCTCCGAGGCGCTGCTGGCCCGCACCGAGCTGACCCGCGACTCGGTCAGCTACCTGTCGATGCCGCTGTTCCACGGCAACGCCGTCATGCTCAACCTCGGGCCCGCCATGGTCTGCGGCGCGACGATCTGCATGGTCCGCAGGTTCTCCGCGTCCGGCTTCGTGCGCGACGTGCACGAGCACGGCGTCACCTACTTCAACTACGTCGGCCGGGCCCTCGCCTACGTGCTGGCCCAGCCGGTCGACCCGCGCGACGCGACGAGCACGCTGCGTCGCGCCGTCGGCACCGAAGCCTCGGCCGCCGACATCGCCCGCTTCACCCGGCGCTTCGGCGCCGTCATCTCCGAGGGCTACGGCTCCAGCGAGGGCGTCATGCGGATCAACCGCACCCCCGAGACGCCCGACGAGGCGCTCGGCGTGGCCGTCGCCGGCGCCGAGATCAAGGTCATGAACGAGGCCACCGGGCTGGAGTGCCCGCCGGCCAGGCTCGACGGGACCGGACGGCTCGTCAACGCCGAGGAGGCCATCGGCCAGCTCGTCGGAGTCGGCATGGCTGCCCGGTTCGAGGGCTACTACAAGAATCCCGAGGCCGCCGCCGAGCGGGTCCGCGGCGAGGACTTCTGGTCCGGGGACCTGGCCTACCGCGACGCCGACGGCTACTTCTACTTCGCCGGCCGCTCCTCGGACTGGATCCGCGTCGACAGCGAGAACTTCGCCGCCGGACCCGCCGAACGGATCATCGAGCGCTGGGACCGGGTGGCGGTCGCCCCCGTCTTCGCCGTGCCCGACCCGCGCACCGGCGACCAGGTCATGTGCGCGCTCCAACTGCGTGGCGGCGCCAGCTTCGACCCCGAGGCGTTCACCGCCTTCCTCGACGAGCAGGCCGACCTCGGCACCAAGTGGCGGCCCCGCTTCGTGCGGATCGTCACCGAAATCCCCACCACGGGCAACAGCAAGGTCGCCAAGCAGGTCCTGCGCCGTGCCGCCTGGGTCACGACCGACCCCGTCTACGTCCGGGACGGCGCGTCCACCGCGTACCGCCCGCTCACGACGGCGGACGTCCAGGAACTCGAGAAACAGTTCGCCGACAACGGGCGCACCGCGCTCCTGCCGGCCACCTGACCCGCCGGCCCGCCCGGCACACCGACGGGTGCCCCACGCCCCGAGAAGAGGACATCCATGTACCTGGAGTACACCCCGGAGCATCGAGAGCTGAGCCGGGAGCTGCGCGCCTACTTCGCGCGCCTGCTCACGCCCGAGGTCCGCGAGGCGCTCGGCGGCACCAACGAGGACCGCCCGGCCTACCGCGAGATCATCCGTCAGATCGGCAGGGACGGCCTGCTCGGGCTCGGTTGGCCCAAGGAGTTCGGCGGCCAGGGTCGCCCGGCGATCGACCAGTACATCCTCTTCGACGAGATCAACCGCGCCCAGGCGCCGTTCCCCTTCGTCACCATCAACAACATCGGCCCGATGCTCATGCGCTACGGCACCGAGGAGCAGAAGCGCACCTACCTGCCGGGCATGCTCACCGGCGACGTCATCTTCGCCATCGGCTACAGCGAGCCGGGCTCCGGCACCGACCTCGCCTCGCTGAGCGCCAAGGCCGAGGCCACGCCCGAGGGCGGCTGGGTCGTCAACGGCCAGAAGGTCTTCACCAGCGGCGTCAGCCAGGCCGACTTCGTCTGGATGGCCGTGCGCACCGACCCCGACGCCCCGAAGCACAAGGGCATCACCATTCTCATCGTGCCGACCTCGGACCCCGGCTTCAGCTGCACGCCGATCGCCACCAGCGGCATCACCCACACCAACGCCTCCTACTACGAGGACGTGCGCGTCGGCCCCGAGGCCCTCGTCGGCGAGGTCAACGGCGGCTGGCGCCTCATCACCGGCCAGCTCGGTCACGAGCGGGTGGGCCTGGCCGCCATGGGTGGGCGCACCGAGCAGCTGTGGACCGACGTCGCCGCGTGGGCCGCCGAGCCCGACGCCGACGGGATCCGCGTCCTCGACAAGCCGTGGGTGCGCACGGAGCTGGCCCGCGACTACGCCGAGCTGACCGCGATGCGCCTGCTCAACTGGAAGATCGCCGTCGTCGCGGAGGGCCAGAACCCGGCCCCCGCCGCCGCGTCGGTCGCGAAGGTCTACGGCACGGAGACCCACGACCGGGTCTGCCGCAACCTCGTCTCCGTCGTCGGGCCCCGCGCGACCCGGCGCCCCGGCGCCCCGGACGCCGTCCTCGGCGGACAGCTCGAGGCATACACCCGCGGCTCCTACATCAACACCTTCGGCGGCGGCACCAACGAGGTGCTGCGCGACATGATCGCGGTCGCCGGCCTCGGCATGCCGAGGAAGGGACGGTCCGCATGAGCACCACGACGCGGACCCCGGCCCCCGGGACCACCGACGAGGATGCCTTCCTCGCCCGGCTGCGCGAGTTCGTCGGCCTCGAGGCCACGCCCACCCGCCACGCGCAGGACGCCGTCAACCAGGCGATGATCCGCCACTTCGTCGAGGCGATGGGCGACGAGAACCCCGTCTACGTCGACGAGCAGGCCGCCCGTGCCACCGGCCGCGAGGGTGTCGTCGCCCCGCCGCCGATGCTGTCCACCTGGCTCATGGTCGGCTACAGGGCCCACATGGCCGCCGCCGCGGGCGCCGCGCCGGACACCCCCATGGCCCGGCTGCTCGCGATCCTCGCCGAGGCCGGTTTCGTCGGGGTCGTCGCGACCAACGACGAGCACGAGTACGTGCGCGAGCTGCGCCCGGGCGACGAGATCAAGATGGCGACGGTCATCGAGGACGTCTCCCCGCGCAAGACCACGGGCCTGGGCACCGGCCACTTCATCACGACGCTGCGCACCTACACCGACCAGGACGACGAGGTCGTGGCTCGCCAGCGCTTCCGCATCCTGCGCTTCGACCCGTCCGGCGTCAGGCCCGCCGCTCCGGCCGCCGCCGACCCGGCGCTGCGGCACAAGCCGTTCATCCTGCGCGACAACGCCTTCTGGTTCGAGGCCGCCGCACAGCGTCGCCTCGTCATCCAGGCCTGCACCGACTGCGGCACGCTGCGCCACCCACCCGGCCCGACCTGCCCTTCCTGCCACTCGTACGCGTGGCACGAGGTCGAGGCGAGCGGACGGGGCACGGTGCACAGCTACGTCGTCAGCCACCACCCGAAGGCTCCCGGGTACGACTACCCGCTCACCGTCGTGCTCGTCGACCTCGAGGAGGGCACGCGCCTCGTCGCCGACTTCGTCGGGGCCGCCGACGAGGTCGAGATCGGCATGCCCGTGCGGGTCGACTGGCTCGACTACGACGAGAACCTCACCCTGCCGCGTTTCCGGGCCGCGACCTCCGCATCGGAGCCCGCCGAAGAGGAGGAGAACTGATGGACTTCCAGCTCGCCGAGGACCAGGTCACAGTCAACGACCTGGCGCGCGACGTCTTCTCGCGCAACGGCGACCCGCAGCGCCTCTTCGAGGTCGAGGCCGGGCAGGACCGCTTCGACCGCGTCCTGCACCGCGACCTGGCCGAGTCCGGCGTCCTCGGGCTGCTCGTACCCGAGGAACACGGCGGCGCCGGGCTGGGCCTGTGGGAGGTCGCCGGGATCTTCGTCGAGCAGGGGCGCACGCTGGGCACCGTACCGCTGTGGGAGACCCTCGTCGGCGGCGTCCTGCCGTTGGTGCGCTACGGCGACGCCAAGCAGCAGGCCGAGTGGCTGCCCCGCGTCGCCGCCGGGGACACGGTCCTCACCGTGGCCGTCGACGACCTGGCCGACGCCCGGCCGTACGGCGCCCGCGTCCGCGCGCGGTCCGGCGCCGGGCCCGGCGGTGGGGGGATCACCCTGAGCGGCACCGCGGTCGGCGTCCGCTCGGCGCACCTCGCCGACGCGATCGTCGTCCCGGCCACCGACGAGGAGGGTACGGTCGGGCTCTACCTCGTGCCGACCGCCGGCGCGGGGGCGCGCCGCGACACCTTCGAGCGCACCGACCGGGGGCTCGCCTCCGACGTGCACCTCGACGGCGCCGCCGCGGAGCTGCTCGCCGAAGGTCCGGGGGAGGACCGGATCGACTGGCTGCTGCGCCAGGTCTGGATCGCCGTGGCCGCCCTGCAGAGCGGCATCAGCCAGGCCGCCGTGCGGCAGGCCGCCGACTACACCTCCGGGCGCGAGCAGTTCGGTGTGCCGATCGCGACCTTCCAGGCCGTCGCCCACCAGATCGCCGACTGCCACATCGACACCGAGGCGATGGAGGTCACCTACCTCAACGCCCTCTGGCGCGAGACGACCGCCCGGCCGCCCCGCGCGGCCGTACACGTCGCGAAGTACTGGGCCGCCGAGGCGGGCGACCGCGTCGCGCGCACCGTGCAGCACGTGCACGGCGGCATCGGTGCCGACGTCACCTATCCGATCCACCGCTACATGCTCTGGACCACCCAGCTGGCCAACACCGCCGGCTCGGGAGCCTGGCACCTGCAGCAGCTCGCGGACCTCGTCGACGCGGGGGAGCAGCTGTGAGCGGCACGCAGATCACCATCGGGCAGGTGAGCGTCGGCGACACGCTGCCGGAGCTCGAGATCCCGCTGACCCGGACCCTCATCGTCGCCGGCGCCCTCGCGACCCGCGACTACGAGGACGTGCACCACGACCCGGCCCAGGCCGAGCGTCGCGGCACCCCCGACACCTACATGAGCATCAACAACACCAACGGGCTCGTCGGCCGCTACGTCACCGACTGGGCCGGCCCCGCCGCGCGCATGGTGCGCCTGAGCACCCGCCTCGGGGTGCCGAACTTCCCGGGTGACGCGATGCGGCTGACCGGAGAGGTCGTCGGCGTCGAAGAGGACACCGTGCGCGTCGCGGTGCGTGGCACGAACAGCAAGGGCGCGCACGCCGTCTCCGAGGTGACCGTGCGCCTGCCCCGCGGAACGGAGCAGTGACGTGACGTCCAACTTCCTGTCGGGGCGCACCGCGATCGTCGGCATCGGCGCGACGGAGTTCTCCAAGGACTCCGGCCGCAGCGAGCTGCAGTTGGCCGGCGAGGCCGTCTCGGCCGCCCTGGCCGACGCGGGCCTGAGCCCCGCCGACGTCGACGGCATGACGACCTTCACCATGGAGACCAACCCGGAGAACCTGGTCGCCCGCAGCCTGGGCATCCCCGAACTGAAGTTCTTCTCCCGGATCCCCTACGGCGGTGGCGGCGCCTGCGCCCCCGTCCAGCAGGCCGCCATGGCCGTCGCGAGCGGCGTCGCCGACGTCGTCGTGGCCTACCGCGCCTTCAACGAGCGCTCCGGCGTCCGCTTCGGGCTGGGGCCGCCGCCGGCGAAGACCCAGGCCACCTCGGACAACGAGTACCGCTCCTGGGTCAACCCGTACGGCCTGCTCACCCCGGCCCAGCACACCGCGATGTTCGCCCGTCGCTACATGCACGAGTACGGCGCGACCAGCGAGGACTACGGTCGCGTCGCCGTGCTCGCCCGCAAGCACGCCGCGAACAACCCCAGGGCGTGGTTCCACGGCAAGCCGCTCACCCTCGAGGAGCACCAGGCCTCCCGCTGGATCGCCGAGCCACTGCACCTGTTCGACTGCTGCCAGGAGACCGACGGCGGCCAGGCGATGGTCGTCGTCAGCGCCGAGCGCGCCAAGGACCTGCCCGCCACCCCGGCCTACATCGTCGGGGCGGCCCAGGGCATGGGACCGGACCAGTACCAGATGGTCAGCTACTACCGCGAGGACCTGACCCGGATTCCCGAGGTCGAGCTCTGCGCCCGGCAGCTGTGGGCCCAGTCGGGCCTCGGACCCGCCGACATGGACGCGGCGATCCTCTACGACCACTTCACCCCGTACGTGCTCAACCAGCTCGAGGAGTACGGCTTCTGCGGTCGCGGTGAGGCCAAGGACTTCATCGCCGACGGCAACCTCGAGGTCACCGGCTCGCTGCCGACCAACACCCACGGTGGCCAGATCGGTGAGGCCTACCTGCACGGCACGAACGGCGTCGCGGAGGGCGTCCGCCTCGTCCGGGGGACCTCGACCAACCAGCCCGACGGCGTACGCAACGTCCTCGTGACGGCGGGCGTCGGGGTCCCGACCAGCGCACTGATCCTCTCCGCGGAGGGCTGACCCGCCGCCACACGCCCTGAAGGCCAGCGCATCGACCCACCAATCCCACCGATCCCGCCGGGCAGCCGTCGGGGGACAACACCACCTCTCGATCGGCCGAGCGATTCGGCTCGTGTTTGGAAGGATGAGAATGGGCGTCAAGAACAAGGCCAGGCGACGCGTGGTCGCGCTGATCGCCGTCGGGGCCCTCGCCGTGGCCGGCTGCAGCTCACCGGAGAGCTCCGGCACCAACGGCGCTGGCCAGGGCGAGATCGACACCTCGGCCGTGCTCAAGTTCGCGTCGGCGGGTCCGCTGCGCGACCTCGACCCGGCCGTCCAGACGAGCTACGGCGCCTGGGGCTACCTGTTCCTCGTCTGGGACCGGCTGACCATGCTCGACAAGGACGACAAGATCGTCCCGGGCCTGGCCAAGGAGTGGAACTTCGTCGAGGACGGCAGCGTCCTCGAGCTCAAGCTGCGTGACGACGTGAAGTTCCACGACGGCACACCGTTCGACGCCGAGGCCGTCAAGGTCAACATCGAGCGCGGCAAGACCCTCGCGGCCTCGACCCTGAAGAGCGAACTCGCCGACATCGAGTCGGTCGAGGTCGTCGACAAGACGACCGTGCGCCTCAAGCTCATCAAGGGCAAGGGCGTCCAGCTCCCCGCCTCCTTCACCGGCACGGCCGGCATGATGGTCAGCCCGAAGGCCATCACCGACGGCGTCGACATCAAGAACAAGCCCGGCACCGCCGGCTCCGGCCCGTACATCGCCACCGAGCTCGTGCCCCAGGAGAAGCTCGTCCTCAAGCGGGCCGACAGCTACTGGGACCCGAACGTCGGACGCCTCGGCGGCATCGAGCTTCAGCGCGTGCCCGACGCCGCCGCCCGCCTCAACGGCCTGCAGAGCGGCCAGGTCGACCTGGCCCCGCTCAGCTCGGCCGGTGAGATCGCCACGGTCGAGAAGATCGTCACCCCGGGCAGCGGCCTGCAGCAGCACCAGGTCAAGTTCAAGAACCTCGTCGGCGTCTACCTGCGCGCCACGAAGGGCGACGTCGCCAAGCCCGAGGTCCGCCAGGCGATCGCCCACGCGGTCGACCCGGCGGCGATCAGCGCGCTCTTCAGCGGCTACTGCACGCCGACGCGCCAGCTCGTCGGCGAGACGGACCCGAGCCGCATCCCGAACTACACCTACCCGTACGAGTTCAGCGTCGACAAGGCCAAGGCCCTGGTGCAGCAGGCCGGCGGCGCCAAGGTGTCCATCACCTTCGCCGCGGGCACGAACGCCGAGCAGCCGGCGAACGTGGTGCAGGCGTCGCTGAAGGCCATCGGCATCGACGCGACGCTCAACCCCGTGCCCAACACCGAGAACGAGCCGCGCTTCATCGCCGGTGACTTCGAGCTGATGGTCGCCACGTCGTGGAGCCCGAAGGCCGACCCGGCGGCGACGGTGAACACGTACCTGCTGAACACCTACAAGCTCGCCGCGGACCCCTCGCTCGTCGCGGCCAAGGCAGCCGAGGCCGGCAACCCCGCGTTGTTGATGGACAAGCGCGCCCCGCTGTACCACGACATCTGGAAGACGACCCTCGAGCAGGCCTGGTACGTGCCGCTGTGCAACCAGACCAACGCGACCGTCGCGAAGGGGAACGTCGTCGGCTTCGACAACATCCCGATGTCGAACATCGGCATCTGGGACCTGCGCAACATCGCGGTCAGGAAGTGACCGTCCGCTCCTGACCACCCGGTGGTGTCGCCGCCGGACCCACCCGCTGCGGCGGGGCCGGCGGCGACACCTCACCGGCCCCGCCCGGCACCGAACCGGGCGACCGGCCAGTCCCAGGCACCACGCCCAGAGTCGAGGTAGGACATGCTCCGCTACGCCGGCAGGCGACTACTCGCGGCAATACCCCTGCTGTTCGTCGTCCCGCTGCTCGTGTTCGTCCTGATCGAGTTCGCCCCGGGGGACCCGGCCGCCGTCCTCGCCGGTGACGAACCGACCCCGGAACGCGTCGAGGCGATCCGCGAGGAACTCAACCTCAACGATCCGGTCCTCCTGCGCTACCTCATGTGGATCGGCGACGTCGTCCGCGGCGACCTCGGCACGTCCTTCCTCTCGGACCAGACCGTGACCGAGCTGCTGACGCGGCGGATGGCCACGACGATGTCGCTGGTGCTCGTCGCGATGATCTTCGCCATCGTGCTCGGGGCCACCCTGGCGCTCGTGGCCACGCTGCGCTCCGGCGGCATCGTCGACCGGGTCGTCAACTGGTTCGCCTCGATCTCGATCGCCATCCCGGGCTTCTGGTTCGGCCTGGTGCTCGCCTCGGTCTTCGCGGTGGGGCTGCAGATGTTTCCGGCGTTCGGCTACCAACCGCTCTCCGACGGCTTCTGGCCGTGGCTCTCGCACCTCATCCTGCCCGGCATCGCTCTCGGTCTGCTTCCCGCCGCCGAGGTGACCCTGCAGCTGCGCTCGGCGCTCGGGCAGGTCATGAGGACCGACTACATCCTCAACGCCGAGGCCAAGGGTCTGTCGCGCGCCAGCGTCGTGTTCAAGCACTCCCTGAAGAACGCGTGCATCCCCGTCATCACCGTCCTCGGCTTCCGCGTCGCGGAGGTCCTCGCCGGATCGGTGACCATCGAGATGATCTACAACATGCCGGGCCTCGGGCGCACCGCCGTCGAGGCCGTGCAGGGGCGCGACGTGCCGGTGCTGCTCGGCTTCGTCCTGTTCAGCACCACGATCGTCGTGCTCGTCAACCTCATCGTCGACATCTCCTACGGCTACTTCAACCCGAAGGTGCGGTCATGAGCACGAACCGGCCCCCCGCGTCCCCGGTGCCGGGGAGCGAATCACCCGACGTCGGCGTGCCCGGCGACGGCCTCACCGAGACCGTCCTCACCGAGGTGCCCACGGCGGCCATCGGTACGGGTGCCCCGGAGCCGGTCGCCGCCCCCGGCATCCTCAAGAGCATCGTGCGTCGCCCCACGACGATCGTGGCCGGTGCCTTCCTGCTCGTGCTGACCCTCATCGCGATCTTCGCACCGGCCCTGGCGCCGTACGACCCCGACGTGCAGGACCTGTTGCAGCGGCTCAAGCCGCCGAGTGCCGAGCACTGGCTGGGGACCGACGACTACGGCCGGGACGTGCTGAGCCGGCTCATCTTCGGGGCGCGGGTCTCGCTCTGGGCGGCGCTGCAGGCCGCGGCCGTCGCGCTCGTGCTCGGCCTGCCCCTCGGCATGATCGCGGGCTACCGCGGCGGCTGGGTCGACACGATCCTCACCCGCGTCATGGACGCGCTCATGAGCGCTCCGTCGCTCGTGCTGGCCATCACCATCGTCGCCGTCCTCGGCTCCGGCATCACCAACGCGATGCTCGCCATCGGCCTGGTCATGGCACCGCGCTTCTTCCGGGTGGCCCGCGCCGGCACGATGGACGTGCGGCACGAGACCTACATCGAGGCCTCGATCGCCCTGGGCTGCAGCACCCTGCGTACCGCGGTGCGGCACGTGCTGCCCAACGTGCTGCCGCCGATCATCCTCGTCATCTCGGTGTCGTTGGGCAGCGCCGTCGCGGCCGAGGCGAGCCTGAGCTTCCTCGGGCTGGGCGTCACGGCCCCCACGGCCAGTTGGGGCTCGATGCTCTCGACGGCCTCGTCGAACATGCGTCTCGCGCCGTACCTCGTCTGGCCGCCCGGCGTGATGATCTTCCTCGCCGTCCTCGCCTTCACCTACGTCGGTGACGGTGTCCGTCGCGCCCTCGTGCGCACCCGGTCGGGCAACTGACCGGCCCGGCCTCCACCAGGAGCTGACATGGCACGTGAAACGGCACCCGGCGTGATCGCCGGCACCAGGACCGACGCCGCCACCGGACCGGCGGCGGACCTGCTGCGCGTGGAGAACCTCACCGTCGAGTTCCCCGCACCCTCCGGTGGGTGGCAGACGACCGTCCAGGACGTCTCGTTCTCCCTCAAGCCGGGAGCGTCGGTGGCTCTCGTCGGCGAGTCCGGATCGGGCAAGACGGTGACCTCGGTCGCGGTGATGGGTCTGACCGAGGCGACCGGCGGACGGATCGCCTCGGGCCGGATCGTCTTCGACGGCACGGACCTCACCGCGGGCAGCCAGAAGCAGTGGCGGAACCTGCGTGGCCCCGGTATGGGCATGATCTTCCAGCAGCCGATCCGCAGCCTGAACCCGGCCTACACCGTCGGGGACCAGATCGCGGAGTCGGTGCGCAGGCACCTGGGCATGAACCGCAGGCAGGCCCGGGCCCGCGCCGTCGAGATGCTGGAGCTGGTGCAGATCCCGCGGGCGGCGCAGCGGGTCGACGAGTACCCGCACGCGTTCTCCGGCGGCATGTGCCAGCGCGTCATGATCGCGATGGTCATGGCGTGCAACCCGCGCCTGCTCATCGCCGACGAGCCGACGACGGCGCTCGACGTGACGGTGCAGGAGCGGATCCTCGAACTCCTGCGCGACCTGCAGGAGCAGACCGGTGTGGCGCTGCTGTTCGTCAGCCACGACCTCGCGGTGGTGGCCGAGCTGTGCCAGCAGGTCGTGGTCATGTATGCCGGCGAGGTGGCCGAGAACGCGCCCTCGGAGCAGATCTTCTTCAACCCGCGGCACCCCTACACCTCCGGCCTGATCGGGTCGATCCCGAGGCCGGGTCTGAGCACCGGCCGTCGGCTGCGCTCGATTCCCGGTGGCATCCCGGCCCCGGGCGCGTGGCCGCACGGGTGCCGGTTCAGCAGCCGGTGCGAGTTCGCCGAGCCGGGCCGGTGCGACGTGACCCACCCCGGCATGGTCCGGGTCGACGGCGCCGCCGGGCACGACGCGCGGTGCGTACGCGTCGCGGAACTCTCCCTGGATGGAGTGACGGTCTGATGAGCCTGCTCGAGGTCGACGGCCTCACGAAGTCGTTCAGCTCCGGTCGGGACTGGCTCGGCCGGCGTACGAAGTGGTCGCACGCGGTGAAGGGGGTGAGCTTCACCCTGGAGCGCGGTGAGTGCCTCGCGGTCGTCGGTGAGTCCGGCGCGGGCAAGTCCACGGTAGGGCG
Protein-coding regions in this window:
- a CDS encoding MaoC/PaaZ C-terminal domain-containing protein — translated: MSGTQITIGQVSVGDTLPELEIPLTRTLIVAGALATRDYEDVHHDPAQAERRGTPDTYMSINNTNGLVGRYVTDWAGPAARMVRLSTRLGVPNFPGDAMRLTGEVVGVEEDTVRVAVRGTNSKGAHAVSEVTVRLPRGTEQ
- a CDS encoding acyl-CoA dehydrogenase family protein, which codes for MYLEYTPEHRELSRELRAYFARLLTPEVREALGGTNEDRPAYREIIRQIGRDGLLGLGWPKEFGGQGRPAIDQYILFDEINRAQAPFPFVTINNIGPMLMRYGTEEQKRTYLPGMLTGDVIFAIGYSEPGSGTDLASLSAKAEATPEGGWVVNGQKVFTSGVSQADFVWMAVRTDPDAPKHKGITILIVPTSDPGFSCTPIATSGITHTNASYYEDVRVGPEALVGEVNGGWRLITGQLGHERVGLAAMGGRTEQLWTDVAAWAAEPDADGIRVLDKPWVRTELARDYAELTAMRLLNWKIAVVAEGQNPAPAAASVAKVYGTETHDRVCRNLVSVVGPRATRRPGAPDAVLGGQLEAYTRGSYINTFGGGTNEVLRDMIAVAGLGMPRKGRSA
- a CDS encoding lipid-transfer protein — encoded protein: MTSNFLSGRTAIVGIGATEFSKDSGRSELQLAGEAVSAALADAGLSPADVDGMTTFTMETNPENLVARSLGIPELKFFSRIPYGGGGACAPVQQAAMAVASGVADVVVAYRAFNERSGVRFGLGPPPAKTQATSDNEYRSWVNPYGLLTPAQHTAMFARRYMHEYGATSEDYGRVAVLARKHAANNPRAWFHGKPLTLEEHQASRWIAEPLHLFDCCQETDGGQAMVVVSAERAKDLPATPAYIVGAAQGMGPDQYQMVSYYREDLTRIPEVELCARQLWAQSGLGPADMDAAILYDHFTPYVLNQLEEYGFCGRGEAKDFIADGNLEVTGSLPTNTHGGQIGEAYLHGTNGVAEGVRLVRGTSTNQPDGVRNVLVTAGVGVPTSALILSAEG
- a CDS encoding CaiB/BaiF CoA-transferase family protein codes for the protein MSDAPGSVAGQRCEGPLAGLRILELGGQGPVPFATMMLADLGAQVVRVDPPGEPDRRARAQVNAIDRGRTTVTLDLKSEADRSLVHRLLADADVLLDPFRPGVLERLGLDPVALTERYPRLVVARMTGWGQDGPLAAAAGHDLNYIAVSGVLDTIGLPGHGPVVPPMYLADFAGGGMVLAFGVLAALHERVSSGRGQVVDSSMLEGSGLLTVVIHSMLARGAWNLTRGTNYLDGGAHFYRVYRTADDRFMSVAAIEAKFYRTFLLTLGIEPEDGPGQFDESGWAGWAERIAPVFAGRTRQEWTSVFESVDACVHPVLDVSESAGHPQVRARRAVVEVEGVAQPAPVPRFSRTPAATPRAPRRRGEDTDRVRSALAGHNPWEALSRP
- a CDS encoding bifunctional MaoC family dehydratase N-terminal/OB-fold nucleic acid binding domain-containing protein codes for the protein MSTTTRTPAPGTTDEDAFLARLREFVGLEATPTRHAQDAVNQAMIRHFVEAMGDENPVYVDEQAARATGREGVVAPPPMLSTWLMVGYRAHMAAAAGAAPDTPMARLLAILAEAGFVGVVATNDEHEYVRELRPGDEIKMATVIEDVSPRKTTGLGTGHFITTLRTYTDQDDEVVARQRFRILRFDPSGVRPAAPAAADPALRHKPFILRDNAFWFEAAAQRRLVIQACTDCGTLRHPPGPTCPSCHSYAWHEVEASGRGTVHSYVVSHHPKAPGYDYPLTVVLVDLEEGTRLVADFVGAADEVEIGMPVRVDWLDYDENLTLPRFRAATSASEPAEEEEN
- a CDS encoding AMP-binding protein, with protein sequence MTTQTSVARISGPAVFGDVVRGRTGDDHPGLLFEGRTISWGQVVQEAADRAAALADVPRPEDRPLHLGVLLENTPDHVYWICAAALSGATVVGINPTRRGAELAHDVRHTDCDLLITEDRLAGLVDGLDLGIPAGQVRNIDSPEYAAWLARHAGAPVPTDEVDPGANLLLLFSSGSTGAPKAVICSHRRLAAVSEALLARTELTRDSVSYLSMPLFHGNAVMLNLGPAMVCGATICMVRRFSASGFVRDVHEHGVTYFNYVGRALAYVLAQPVDPRDATSTLRRAVGTEASAADIARFTRRFGAVISEGYGSSEGVMRINRTPETPDEALGVAVAGAEIKVMNEATGLECPPARLDGTGRLVNAEEAIGQLVGVGMAARFEGYYKNPEAAAERVRGEDFWSGDLAYRDADGYFYFAGRSSDWIRVDSENFAAGPAERIIERWDRVAVAPVFAVPDPRTGDQVMCALQLRGGASFDPEAFTAFLDEQADLGTKWRPRFVRIVTEIPTTGNSKVAKQVLRRAAWVTTDPVYVRDGASTAYRPLTTADVQELEKQFADNGRTALLPAT
- a CDS encoding acyl-CoA dehydrogenase family protein, translated to MDFQLAEDQVTVNDLARDVFSRNGDPQRLFEVEAGQDRFDRVLHRDLAESGVLGLLVPEEHGGAGLGLWEVAGIFVEQGRTLGTVPLWETLVGGVLPLVRYGDAKQQAEWLPRVAAGDTVLTVAVDDLADARPYGARVRARSGAGPGGGGITLSGTAVGVRSAHLADAIVVPATDEEGTVGLYLVPTAGAGARRDTFERTDRGLASDVHLDGAAAELLAEGPGEDRIDWLLRQVWIAVAALQSGISQAAVRQAADYTSGREQFGVPIATFQAVAHQIADCHIDTEAMEVTYLNALWRETTARPPRAAVHVAKYWAAEAGDRVARTVQHVHGGIGADVTYPIHRYMLWTTQLANTAGSGAWHLQQLADLVDAGEQL